The genomic stretch TTCGAGCTGCTGCCGGTCCGGCGCAAGCGCCGCGTGCATTTCAACGACTTCATGGCCGACGTGCAGGACCGCATCCAGAAGCACCGGCAGGCGCGCAAGAACGGCGATGTGAGGGAAGACGACCCGATCCCGCCGGTGGCAAAAGCCCTGGCCGAGCAGGCCTGGGTGCTGTGCTTCGACGAATTCTCGGTCACCGACATTGCCGACGCGATGATCCTGTCCAGGCTGTTTTCGGCGCTGTTCGCCAATGGCGTGGTGTTGATCGCCACCTCGAACGTGGCGCCGGAAAATCTCTACCGCGATGGGCTCAACCGCCAGCTCTTCCTGCCGTTCATCGGCATTCTGGAGCGGCACGCGCAGGTGCTGTCGCTCGACAGCGACAAGGATTACCGGCTGGAAAAGCTCGCCCGCACGCCGGTCTATGTCACGCCGGCCGATGAAGCGGCCGACAAATTGCTCGACGAGGCCTGGCGGACGATGACGCGCGGCGCGCCGACAGAAGCGACCTCGCTGACGCTGAAGGGCCGGCAGGTGGTGGTGCCGGCCGCTGCGGGAGACGCGGCGCGGTTTTCCTTCGCCGATCTCTGCGAAAAACCACTCGGCGCGCGCGATTTCCTGGCCATCGCCGGGCGCTTCTCGACCGTTTTCATCGACCATGTGCCGGTGCTGGGCGAAGGCAAGCGCAACGAGGCCAAGCGCTTCATCCTGTTGATCGACACGCTTTACGATCATCACGTGCGGCTGGTGGTGAGCGCCGAGGCGGCGCCGCAAGAGCTCTATGTGGCCAAGCGCGGCGTCGAAGTGTTCGAGTTCGAACGCACGGCCTCACGCCTGATCGAGATGCAGAGCCGCGACTGGCTGGAGGACTGGGCGGAGCGGCGGAAAGAAAAGGCGCCGCCGGCCGAGGCGCCGCGGGCTCAGGCCCTGCCTTCGTCGCCCTAAGCAGCGGAGACGCAGGGCAAAAAGAGGACCCTGGCCGCTAGAGCCTGTAGGCATACATGACGAAACCCTCGGCTTCTCCATGCGGCTCCTTGCCCGACTCGTAGAGTGCACGGGCCGGGAGGTTGTCGGGTTCGGTGCCGACCCAGGCTTCCTCGCAGCCATTCTCCCTGCCGATCGCGAACATCGCGTCGAGCATTTCGCGTGCGATGCCCTGGCGCTGGAAGGCGGGCGATACGCCGACCTCGTCGATATAGAGTTCGCTGACCTTGTCGGGATGGCGGTGGATGACGGCGGCACATTGACCGACGACCACGCCATCGGCGAGCGCGACGACCATGAAATGGCCGGGTTGGCCGAGATAGGCCGACAACCGGTCCGGCCTGACCGGCTCGTCGAACACATCCTCGGCAACCCGCATCACAAGGGCGTCATCACCGGCCTCAAGCCTTACGATCTCCATCTTCATTGTGTAAATTCTCCCAAGTCGGCTTACAAACTTTGACGTTTACGTAAATCCCAATCCATCTAACCGATTGAAAATGCTCACTCCAAAATAATCGTTTGAATTTATCTTGCACCGGGGCTATTGGGTGCGGCGAAATCTCGCGGGTTTCCTCGGCATTCCGGCCTCTTCCTCGACGCCGTCATCAAGTCGTCAAAGATTTGGGCGCAGTCACAGACAAAGGGAAAACATCCTCACATGGCACGCAACAAGATAGCGCTTATCGGCTCGGGCATGATCGGCGGCACGCTGGCCCACATGATCGGCCTCAAGGACCTCGGCGACGTGGTTCTGTTCGATATTGCCGAGGGTATTCCGCAAGGCAAGGGGCTCGATATCGCGCAGTCGTCGCCGGTCGATGGTTTCGACTCCCGACTGACCGGCGTCAACGACTATGCCGGTATCGAGGGTGCTGACGTCTGCATCGTCACCGCCGGCGTGCCGCGCAAGCCGGGCATGAGCCGCGACGACCTGCTCGGCATCAACCTCAAGGTCATGGAGCAGGTCGGAGCCGGCCTGAAGAAGTACGCGCCGAAGGCCTTCGTCATCTGCATCACCAACCCGCTCGACGCCATGGTGTGGGCGCTGCAGAAGTTTTCCGGCCTGCCCAAGACCCATGTGGTCGGCATGGCCGGCGTGCTCGACAGCGCGCGCTTCCGCTACTTCCTGGCCGAGGAATTCAAGGTGTCGGTCGAGGACGTCACCGCCTTCGTGCTCGGCGGCCACGGCGATTCCATGGTGCCGATGATCCGCTATTCGACGGTGTCGGGCATTCCGCTGCCCGACCTCGTCAAGATGGGCTGGACCTCGAAGGAGAAGCTCGACCAGATCGTGCAGCGCACCCGTGACGGCGGCGCCGAGATCGTCGGCCTGCTCAAGACCGGCTCGGCCTACTACGCGCCGGCGGCCTCGGCGATCCAGATGGCCGAAGCCTATCTCAAGGACAAGAAGCGCGTGCTGCCTTGCGCCGCGCACCTCTCCGGCCAGTATGGCGTCAAGGGCACCTATGTCGGCGTTCCCGTGGTGATCGGCGCCGGCGGCGTCGAGCGCATCATCGAGATCGACCTCAACAAGGCCGAGCAGAAGATGTTCGAAAGCTCGGTGGCGACGGTGCAGGGCCTGACCGAGGCCTGCGTCAAGATCGCGCCGCAGCTCGCCTCGAAGTAAACCCCGCCAAAACGTCCACCCCGGCAAAAAAGACCTGGAGATCGTTCCCGATGAACATCCATGAATATCAAGGCAAGGCGCTGCTGAAGAGCTTTGGCGCGCCGGTGGCCGAAGGCGTGCCGGTGTTCAAGGCAAGCGAGGCCGAAGCCGCGGCACGAGCGCTGCCCGGCCCGCTCTATGTGGTGAAGAGCCAGATCCATGCCGGCGGCCGCGGCAAGGGCAAGTTCAAGGAACTGTCGCCCGACGCCAAGGGCGGCGTGCGGCTGGCCAAGTCGGTCGCCGACGTCGTCGCCAACGCCAACGAGATGCTCGGCCACACGCTGGTGACCAAACAGACCGGCCCGGCCGGCAAGCAGGTCAACCGCCTCTATATCGAGGACGGCGCCGACATCGAGCGCGAGCTTTATCTGTCGATCCTGGTCGACCGTTCGGTCGGCCGCATTGCCTTCGTCGTCTCGACCGAAGGCGGCATGGATATCGAGGCGGTCGCCCACGACACGCCGGAAAAGATCATCACCGTCGCCATCGATCCGGAAAAGGGTGTGACGGCGGATGACGTCAAGGCACTCAACAGCGCGTTGAAGCTCGACGGCGACGCCGCCAAGGATGGCGGCACGCTGTTCCCGATCCTCTATAAGGCCTTCGTCGAGAAGGACATGAGCCTGCTCGAGGTCAACCCGCTGATCGTCATGAAGAACGGCCGGCTGCGCGTGCTCGACGCCAAAGTGTCGTTCGACAACAACGCGCTGTTCCGCCACCCCGACGTGCTCGAACTGCGCGACACCACCGAAGAGGACGAGAAGGAAATCGAGGCGTCGAAATACGACCTCGCCTATGTCGCGCTCGACGGCAATATCGGCTGCATGGTCAACGGCGCCGGCCTTGCCATGGCAACGATGGACATCATCAAGCTCTATGGTGCCGAGCCCGCCAACTTCCTCGATGTCGGCGGCGGCGCGTCCAAGGAAAAAGTGACGGCGGCGTTCAAGATCATCACCAAGGACCCTGCGGTCAAAGGCATACTGATCAACATCTTCGGCGGCATCATGAAGTGCGACATCATCGCCGAGGGCGTGATCGCCGCGGTCAAGGAAGTCGGGCTCAAGGTGCCGCTGGTGGTGCGCCTGGAAGGCACCAATGCCGAGCTCGGCAAGAAGATCATCAACGACAGCGGCCTGAACGTGGTGTCGGCCGATGATCTGGACGACGCAGCCAAGAAGATCGTGGCGGCGGTGAAGGGCTGAGCCTGTGCCTCCGCGCAAGATAAACCTCGTCGAGGCGGCGGATCAGAAGATCGAGAAGGTCTTCGATCCGCATATCGCCGGCGACGTCAATGACAGCCAGGCGAAGGTCGCCAAGTTCGGCGAGGCTTTCGACT from Mesorhizobium sp. 113-3-3 encodes the following:
- the sucC gene encoding ADP-forming succinate--CoA ligase subunit beta; translation: MNIHEYQGKALLKSFGAPVAEGVPVFKASEAEAAARALPGPLYVVKSQIHAGGRGKGKFKELSPDAKGGVRLAKSVADVVANANEMLGHTLVTKQTGPAGKQVNRLYIEDGADIERELYLSILVDRSVGRIAFVVSTEGGMDIEAVAHDTPEKIITVAIDPEKGVTADDVKALNSALKLDGDAAKDGGTLFPILYKAFVEKDMSLLEVNPLIVMKNGRLRVLDAKVSFDNNALFRHPDVLELRDTTEEDEKEIEASKYDLAYVALDGNIGCMVNGAGLAMATMDIIKLYGAEPANFLDVGGGASKEKVTAAFKIITKDPAVKGILINIFGGIMKCDIIAEGVIAAVKEVGLKVPLVVRLEGTNAELGKKIINDSGLNVVSADDLDDAAKKIVAAVKG
- the mdh gene encoding malate dehydrogenase; its protein translation is MARNKIALIGSGMIGGTLAHMIGLKDLGDVVLFDIAEGIPQGKGLDIAQSSPVDGFDSRLTGVNDYAGIEGADVCIVTAGVPRKPGMSRDDLLGINLKVMEQVGAGLKKYAPKAFVICITNPLDAMVWALQKFSGLPKTHVVGMAGVLDSARFRYFLAEEFKVSVEDVTAFVLGGHGDSMVPMIRYSTVSGIPLPDLVKMGWTSKEKLDQIVQRTRDGGAEIVGLLKTGSAYYAPAASAIQMAEAYLKDKKRVLPCAAHLSGQYGVKGTYVGVPVVIGAGGVERIIEIDLNKAEQKMFESSVATVQGLTEACVKIAPQLASK
- the zapE gene encoding cell division protein ZapE; amino-acid sequence: MHLRDGLQTHATVRQRYDHLVETGAIERDPAQERIAAALDRLTSEISAKRLAHKSSALGWLFARKRETRDIVKGLYIHGGVGRGKTMLMDMFFELLPVRRKRRVHFNDFMADVQDRIQKHRQARKNGDVREDDPIPPVAKALAEQAWVLCFDEFSVTDIADAMILSRLFSALFANGVVLIATSNVAPENLYRDGLNRQLFLPFIGILERHAQVLSLDSDKDYRLEKLARTPVYVTPADEAADKLLDEAWRTMTRGAPTEATSLTLKGRQVVVPAAAGDAARFSFADLCEKPLGARDFLAIAGRFSTVFIDHVPVLGEGKRNEAKRFILLIDTLYDHHVRLVVSAEAAPQELYVAKRGVEVFEFERTASRLIEMQSRDWLEDWAERRKEKAPPAEAPRAQALPSSP
- a CDS encoding GNAT family N-acetyltransferase; the encoded protein is MKMEIVRLEAGDDALVMRVAEDVFDEPVRPDRLSAYLGQPGHFMVVALADGVVVGQCAAVIHRHPDKVSELYIDEVGVSPAFQRQGIAREMLDAMFAIGRENGCEEAWVGTEPDNLPARALYESGKEPHGEAEGFVMYAYRL